In Gemmatimonadales bacterium, the following proteins share a genomic window:
- a CDS encoding HEAT repeat domain-containing protein, producing MGPTLGTLLTLLAFPAALSGQTLAQRMAALGQGTIRLSFAAREGVCGSSNGITISDKGDEWVADCDRGPVRVSLRVSGGRLTDAHTHVGGRWATEAGAIDLGMLPARSAATELLALAEHSDAAGENLISAATLADSVIVWPTLLRLARAPAVPLETRRQAVFWLGQAAGEAAARGLDSIAVDSSGDLEVRKQAVFALSQRPSEEGVPALIRIARTNHHPELRKAALFWLGQSEDPRALALFEEILR from the coding sequence ATGGGTCCGACTCTGGGTACCCTCCTGACACTCTTGGCGTTTCCGGCCGCGCTCAGCGGCCAGACGCTGGCCCAGCGGATGGCCGCGCTGGGACAGGGAACCATCCGGCTGAGCTTCGCGGCGCGCGAGGGCGTCTGCGGCAGCAGCAATGGCATCACTATCAGCGATAAGGGTGACGAGTGGGTGGCAGACTGCGACCGCGGTCCGGTACGGGTCTCGCTTCGGGTCAGCGGCGGCCGGCTGACCGACGCACACACGCACGTCGGCGGCCGGTGGGCAACCGAGGCCGGCGCCATCGACCTGGGGATGCTCCCCGCCCGCTCGGCCGCGACCGAGCTCCTGGCGCTGGCCGAGCACTCGGATGCGGCGGGCGAGAACCTGATCTCGGCGGCCACCCTGGCGGACAGCGTCATCGTGTGGCCCACACTGCTGCGTCTCGCCCGCGCCCCGGCGGTTCCGCTCGAGACCAGACGCCAGGCCGTCTTCTGGTTGGGCCAGGCCGCGGGGGAGGCGGCGGCTCGGGGTCTCGACTCGATCGCGGTGGATAGCAGCGGCGATCTCGAGGTGCGCAAGCAAGCGGTCTTCGCCTTGTCTCAGCGGCCGTCCGAGGAAGGGGTGCCGGCGCTCATCCGGATCGCCCGCACCAATCACCATCCCGAGCTTCGGAAGGCCGCGCTCTTCTGGTTGGGACAGAGCGAGGATCCGCGCGCCCTCGCATTGTTCGAGGAGATCCTCCGCTAA
- the gyrA gene encoding DNA gyrase subunit A translates to MTAPNSRERILPRLIEDEMQQSFINYSMSVIVSRALPDVRDGLKPVHRRILYAMNELGLVPGRAYKKAATVVGDVLGKYHPHGDSSVYDALVRMVQDFSLRYPLVDGQGNFGSVDGDPAAAYRYTEARLTRVAVAMLEDIDKNTVDFQPNFDDRLREPTVLPSKIPNLLVNGSSGIAVGMATNIPPHNLREVAKAVELLIDDPETSITDLRKAIKGPDFPTGAYIYGRQGIKEAYETGRGRVIMRARAQIEEKESSGRSQIVVTEIPYQVNKENLVKSVAELASEKKIEGITGVNDESDREGMRIVIELKRDAIPNVVLNQLYKHTAMQATFGVIMLALDKGAPKVMNLKELLERYIEHRHEIVIRRTQFDLTAAEAREHILEGLKIAVDHIDEVIKIIRGSEDTPQADARLRKRFGLSEKQSDAILNMRLARLTGLEVEKLEAELKEVRATIKDLKSILASRPKRMTILKEEMKEVVEQFGDDRRTEIVADQGEFTVEDLIAEEDMVITISHTGYIKRIPVSAYKRQRRGGRGLNGADLKADDWVEHLFIASTHDYLLFFTNTGQVYWLKVHEIPQASRAARGKPVVNCIAIKPNEQVAALVPVREFSEDQCLIFVTRLGTVKKTVLSAYGNVRANGICAINIDDGDELIDVQVCDQNSDIILATKDGMSIRFHQGDVRDMGRATTGVKGIELEKGDEVIGMVVVRRDATLLVVSEKGFGKRSELADYRVQKRGGKGIITLKKTDKTGSIVALKEVIPDDELMMITRHGVIIRLPVDGIRVIGRNTQGVKVMNLDQGDTVVDVARVVKEDEGGPEDAIGGDEVTPTAAVE, encoded by the coding sequence ATGACCGCACCCAATTCGCGCGAACGAATCCTGCCCAGGCTCATCGAAGACGAGATGCAGCAATCGTTCATCAACTACTCGATGAGCGTCATCGTCTCGCGGGCCCTGCCGGATGTGCGGGACGGCCTCAAGCCCGTGCACCGCCGGATCCTGTACGCGATGAACGAGCTCGGATTGGTGCCGGGTCGCGCCTACAAGAAGGCAGCCACCGTGGTGGGCGACGTGCTGGGCAAGTATCACCCGCACGGCGATTCCTCCGTCTACGACGCGCTGGTGCGCATGGTGCAGGACTTCTCGCTGCGCTATCCGCTGGTCGACGGGCAGGGGAATTTCGGCTCGGTGGACGGCGATCCGGCGGCGGCCTACCGCTATACCGAGGCCCGGCTCACCCGGGTCGCGGTGGCGATGCTGGAGGACATCGACAAGAACACCGTCGACTTCCAGCCCAACTTCGACGACCGTCTGCGGGAGCCGACGGTGCTGCCGTCGAAGATCCCCAACCTGCTGGTCAACGGCTCGTCCGGCATCGCGGTGGGCATGGCCACCAACATCCCACCGCACAACCTCCGCGAGGTGGCCAAGGCGGTCGAGCTGCTGATCGACGATCCCGAGACCAGCATCACCGACCTCCGCAAGGCGATCAAGGGCCCTGATTTTCCCACCGGCGCGTACATCTACGGTCGCCAGGGCATCAAGGAGGCATACGAGACCGGGCGGGGCCGGGTCATCATGCGCGCGCGGGCCCAGATCGAGGAGAAAGAATCATCGGGCCGCTCCCAGATCGTGGTGACCGAGATCCCCTACCAGGTCAATAAGGAGAACCTGGTCAAGTCGGTCGCGGAGCTGGCGTCGGAGAAGAAGATCGAGGGGATCACCGGGGTCAACGACGAGTCCGACCGTGAGGGCATGCGGATCGTCATCGAGCTCAAGCGGGACGCCATCCCCAACGTCGTGCTGAACCAGCTGTACAAGCACACCGCCATGCAGGCCACCTTCGGCGTGATCATGCTGGCCCTCGACAAGGGCGCGCCCAAGGTCATGAATCTCAAGGAGCTGCTCGAGCGCTACATCGAGCACCGTCACGAGATCGTGATCCGCCGGACCCAGTTCGACCTCACGGCGGCCGAGGCACGGGAGCACATCCTCGAGGGCCTCAAGATCGCCGTCGATCACATCGACGAGGTCATCAAGATCATCCGCGGGTCGGAGGACACACCGCAGGCCGATGCGCGGCTGAGGAAGCGTTTCGGGCTGAGCGAGAAGCAGAGCGACGCCATCCTCAACATGCGGCTGGCCCGGCTGACCGGACTCGAGGTGGAGAAGCTGGAGGCCGAGCTCAAGGAAGTCCGGGCCACCATCAAGGACCTCAAGTCGATCCTGGCATCCCGGCCCAAGCGGATGACCATCCTCAAGGAGGAGATGAAGGAGGTGGTCGAGCAGTTCGGAGACGACCGCCGGACCGAGATCGTGGCCGACCAGGGCGAGTTCACGGTGGAAGACCTGATCGCCGAAGAGGACATGGTGATCACCATCTCCCACACCGGGTACATCAAGCGGATTCCGGTGTCGGCCTACAAGCGCCAGCGGCGCGGGGGACGCGGGCTCAACGGCGCCGACCTCAAGGCTGACGACTGGGTGGAGCACCTCTTCATCGCCAGCACCCACGACTACCTGCTCTTCTTCACCAACACCGGCCAGGTATACTGGCTCAAAGTGCATGAGATTCCCCAGGCCAGCCGGGCGGCGCGGGGCAAGCCGGTGGTCAATTGCATCGCCATCAAGCCCAACGAGCAGGTGGCGGCCCTGGTGCCGGTGCGGGAATTCTCCGAGGATCAGTGCCTGATCTTCGTCACCCGGCTCGGCACCGTGAAGAAGACGGTGCTCTCCGCCTACGGCAACGTCCGGGCGAACGGCATCTGCGCCATCAACATCGACGACGGCGACGAGCTGATCGACGTGCAGGTGTGTGACCAGAACAGCGACATCATCCTGGCCACCAAGGACGGCATGAGCATCCGGTTCCACCAGGGCGATGTCCGGGACATGGGCCGGGCCACCACCGGGGTGAAGGGAATCGAGCTGGAGAAGGGCGACGAGGTCATCGGCATGGTCGTGGTCCGGCGCGACGCCACACTCCTGGTGGTGAGCGAGAAGGGCTTCGGCAAGCGCTCCGAGCTGGCCGACTACCGGGTGCAGAAGCGGGGCGGCAAGGGAATCATCACCCTCAAGAAGACCGACAAGACCGGCTCGATCGTGGCGCTCAAGGAAGTGATCCCGGACGACGAGCTCATGATGATCACCCGGCATGGAGTCATCATCCGACTGCCGGTGGACGGTATCCGGGTGATCGGCCGCAATACCCAGGGCGTCAAGGTGATGAATCTGGACCAGGGGGATACGGTCGTGGACGTCGCCCGGGTAGTGAAGGAGGATGAGGGAGGCCCGGAGGACGCGATCGGAGGAGACGAGGTCACTCCGACGGCCGCCGTCGAATGA
- a CDS encoding RNA polymerase sigma factor, whose product MNDRELIGRVLEGDPSAERALYDAHVDRVFRLVHRMAGDLDRAQDYTQETFIRAFQRLREFRGEAALSTWLCSIAISITLNGLRKIRRAREREVPLDEAPVVGTARREADPDLKVRLSNAIDDLPDGYRTVFVMHDVEGYTHEEIAAALGVQSGTSKAQLFRARARLREALADFARE is encoded by the coding sequence GTGAACGACCGTGAACTGATCGGCCGAGTGCTCGAAGGTGACCCGAGCGCCGAGCGGGCATTGTACGACGCTCACGTGGACCGCGTCTTTCGCCTGGTGCATCGGATGGCGGGTGATCTCGACCGAGCCCAGGACTACACCCAGGAAACCTTTATCCGGGCGTTCCAGCGGTTGCGCGAGTTTCGGGGTGAGGCGGCATTGTCGACCTGGTTGTGTTCGATCGCGATCTCCATCACCCTCAATGGGTTACGGAAGATCCGGCGGGCCAGGGAACGGGAGGTGCCGCTGGACGAAGCGCCGGTGGTGGGCACTGCGCGCCGGGAGGCAGACCCCGATCTGAAGGTCCGGCTCTCGAACGCTATCGACGACCTCCCCGACGGATATCGGACGGTGTTCGTGATGCACGACGTCGAGGGGTACACTCACGAGGAGATCGCCGCCGCGCTGGGAGTCCAGTCGGGCACCTCCAAGGCTCAGCTGTTCCGCGCCCGCGCCAGGCTGCGCGAGGCCCTTGCCGACTTCGCCAGGGAATGA
- a CDS encoding HEAT repeat domain-containing protein, producing MSLGVMLAATMGLGEWFVTPKPQDRATVAQDSAGILRPEVPAPWLQGDPADSLYRAAREALNGRDYAHAADLFGQIPTRFPRSGYVADSFYWSAFSLYRLGGESQLRAGLAALRAQSERFPKAATRGDAAALERRIQGELARRGDSQAAADITRAANAAVQPPEAPEAPEAPVAPEPPEPPSGPEGGCESEADDTKLAALSALQQMDDERARPILRRVLARRDPASVCLRRKAVFLIAQESEGGTEEILLNAARTDPDHEVREQAVFWLSQVNTDRAVSALDSILRSSKDAAIQEKAVFALSQQGSPRAQQALRGYAERAELAAAVREKVIFWIGQSGGAENEAFLRSLYGRLKDEGLRNKILFSVSQAGGPENVRWLLGIARDATQPLELRKQALFWAGQTGASMADLAGLYTSMTDRAMREQLIFVYSQREEPAAVDKLLDIAKSDSDPELRKKALFWLGQSDDPRAAKALQDIIEKP from the coding sequence ATGTCACTCGGAGTTATGCTGGCCGCGACGATGGGCCTCGGCGAATGGTTCGTGACGCCGAAGCCGCAGGATCGCGCGACGGTGGCTCAGGATTCGGCCGGCATTCTCAGGCCAGAGGTGCCGGCCCCCTGGCTGCAGGGAGATCCCGCCGATTCATTGTATCGGGCGGCGCGCGAGGCGCTCAATGGACGGGACTACGCGCACGCCGCCGACCTCTTCGGTCAGATCCCCACGCGCTTCCCCCGCTCGGGCTACGTGGCCGACTCGTTCTACTGGAGCGCCTTCTCGCTCTATCGATTGGGCGGGGAGAGCCAGTTGCGCGCCGGACTCGCGGCGCTCCGGGCGCAGAGTGAGCGATTCCCCAAAGCCGCGACCCGGGGCGACGCTGCCGCCTTGGAGCGGCGGATCCAGGGCGAGCTGGCGCGGCGGGGCGACTCCCAAGCGGCGGCAGACATCACCCGGGCGGCGAACGCCGCCGTGCAGCCGCCGGAGGCCCCCGAGGCGCCGGAAGCTCCGGTAGCACCGGAGCCTCCCGAGCCGCCGTCCGGCCCGGAGGGCGGCTGCGAGAGCGAAGCGGACGACACCAAGCTCGCCGCGCTCAGCGCGCTCCAACAGATGGACGACGAGCGGGCGCGTCCCATCCTCCGCCGGGTGCTCGCGCGACGCGATCCTGCCTCGGTCTGCCTCCGGCGGAAGGCCGTCTTTCTGATCGCCCAGGAGAGCGAGGGAGGCACCGAGGAGATCCTGCTCAACGCCGCGCGGACCGATCCCGACCACGAGGTCAGAGAGCAGGCCGTATTCTGGCTCTCGCAGGTGAATACCGACCGGGCGGTGAGCGCTCTGGATTCGATCCTACGGAGCTCGAAGGACGCCGCGATTCAGGAAAAGGCGGTCTTCGCCCTCTCTCAACAGGGCAGTCCGCGGGCCCAGCAAGCCTTGCGCGGGTACGCCGAGCGGGCAGAACTGGCCGCCGCGGTCAGAGAGAAAGTGATCTTCTGGATCGGGCAGAGCGGCGGGGCGGAGAACGAGGCGTTCCTCCGCTCGCTCTACGGCAGGCTCAAGGACGAGGGACTCAGAAACAAGATTCTGTTCTCGGTCTCCCAGGCTGGTGGCCCGGAGAACGTGCGCTGGCTGCTGGGGATCGCGCGGGACGCCACCCAGCCGCTGGAGCTGCGGAAGCAAGCGCTCTTCTGGGCGGGGCAGACCGGTGCCTCGATGGCCGATCTCGCCGGGCTCTATACCAGCATGACCGACCGGGCCATGCGTGAGCAGCTCATTTTCGTCTACTCTCAGCGGGAGGAGCCGGCCGCGGTCGACAAGCTGCTCGACATCGCCAAGAGCGACTCCGATCCCGAGCTGCGCAAGAAGGCGCTCTTCTGGCTGGGGCAGAGCGACGATCCGCGCGCCGCCAAGGCGCTGCAGGACATCATCGAGAAACCCTGA
- a CDS encoding M28 family peptidase, which produces MERPWRLVSLLLPPILACAGSRAEAPTPKSATSPEITPADLRTRSYIFADDSMQGRQAGTPGNVRGNAYISGELARLGLKPGGDQGGYLQRVPLMRYAVDTVHTTLDAGSVKLRAFQDYYPYQPTFELPARPIDGAQVVYIGGRSDSAALPAREALQGKLLVFRNQGDGKSIAAPDLGPAGRLGLAAGIAITDIDGLIASNTNYLRAPRLEVAAETKVPPGATQPRIVFLPTGTVQTLFGKPLDALRPGDTGATLGGEVSYAATDVSSTNVVGILEGADPALRGEYVALGAHNDAIGIVPPVDHDSIRAYNTVMRPRGANDSPGQPTAEQWGRVHGILDSLRRLHPARADSIVNGADDDGSGSMGLLEVAESFAKGPRFKRSLLFVWHTGEESGLQGSRWFTDHPTVPRDSIVSQLNVDMIARGGPQDEPKGGPGYLQVIGSRRLSTELGDLVETVNREGKHGMQFDYSYDADGHPDNFYCRSDHYSYARYGIPIAFFSTGGHRDYHQVTDEPEYLDYEQFARVTRFLADVAGRVANLDHRVAVDKPKPDPDAPCHQ; this is translated from the coding sequence ATGGAGAGACCGTGGCGGCTGGTTTCCCTGCTCCTCCCCCCCATTCTGGCATGCGCGGGTTCGCGGGCCGAGGCGCCCACGCCGAAGAGTGCCACCAGTCCGGAGATCACTCCAGCGGATCTCAGGACCCGCAGCTACATCTTCGCCGACGACTCTATGCAGGGCCGCCAGGCCGGCACTCCCGGAAACGTACGGGGTAACGCGTACATCTCGGGGGAGCTGGCCCGGCTGGGTCTCAAGCCCGGAGGTGACCAGGGCGGATATCTGCAACGAGTCCCCCTCATGAGGTACGCGGTCGACACCGTCCACACCACCCTTGACGCCGGTTCCGTCAAGCTCCGGGCCTTCCAGGACTACTACCCGTATCAGCCCACCTTCGAGCTGCCGGCGCGGCCCATCGACGGTGCTCAGGTGGTCTACATCGGAGGCCGGAGCGATTCGGCGGCGCTGCCGGCGCGCGAGGCACTGCAGGGGAAACTGCTCGTCTTTCGCAACCAGGGGGATGGGAAATCGATCGCGGCGCCGGACCTGGGGCCGGCGGGACGGCTCGGGCTGGCCGCCGGGATCGCCATCACCGATATCGACGGGCTGATTGCCAGCAATACCAATTATCTACGCGCGCCCCGGCTGGAGGTGGCCGCCGAGACCAAGGTGCCGCCCGGTGCGACCCAGCCTCGTATCGTCTTTCTGCCCACCGGAACAGTGCAAACGCTCTTCGGCAAACCGCTCGACGCGCTTCGGCCAGGGGACACCGGCGCCACCCTGGGCGGCGAGGTTTCCTACGCGGCCACCGATGTCTCCTCCACCAATGTGGTCGGCATCCTGGAGGGCGCCGACCCGGCGCTCCGCGGCGAATATGTCGCGCTGGGCGCGCACAACGACGCGATCGGTATCGTGCCACCGGTGGATCACGATTCGATCCGTGCCTACAACACGGTCATGCGTCCCCGCGGGGCCAACGATTCGCCCGGCCAGCCTACGGCGGAGCAGTGGGGGCGGGTTCACGGAATACTGGACAGCCTGCGGCGGCTGCACCCTGCCCGGGCCGACTCCATCGTGAACGGCGCGGATGACGATGGCTCGGGATCGATGGGTCTGCTGGAGGTCGCGGAGTCTTTCGCCAAGGGTCCCCGGTTCAAGCGTTCGCTGCTCTTCGTCTGGCACACCGGCGAGGAGTCGGGACTGCAAGGCAGCCGCTGGTTCACCGACCACCCGACCGTGCCTCGCGACTCGATCGTGAGCCAGCTCAACGTCGACATGATCGCCCGGGGAGGGCCGCAGGACGAGCCCAAGGGCGGACCGGGGTATCTCCAGGTGATCGGGTCGCGCCGGCTGTCGACCGAGCTTGGCGATCTGGTCGAGACGGTGAATCGGGAAGGGAAGCACGGCATGCAGTTCGATTACAGCTACGACGCCGACGGGCATCCGGACAACTTCTATTGCCGCAGCGATCACTACTCCTATGCGCGGTACGGGATTCCGATCGCGTTCTTCAGCACCGGCGGCCACCGGGACTATCACCAGGTGACCGACGAACCCGAGTACCTGGACTACGAGCAGTTTGCCCGCGTCACCCGGTTCCTCGCTGATGTGGCCGGCCGAGTGGCCAACCTGGATCACCGGGTGGCGGTGGACAAGCCCAAGCCGGATCCCGACGCGCCCTGCCACCAGTAG
- a CDS encoding zinc-binding dehydrogenase, protein MRALTLDGTGGIEHLAVVEMPRPEIGGPDDVLVRIYAAGLNRLDLFVAAGLPGIEYSFPHVVGSDGAGIVEEVGAGVQQVRPGDRVMLNPGISCGCCQACLDGDESLCASFRVVGEHRPGTAADYIVVPAANLARVPEAMPWSQAAAFSLATLTAWRMLVTRARVRAGETVLIWGIGGGVAMAALQIAQLLDLRAIVTSGSGPKLEAARRLGAAGAIDHTTADVVAEVRRLTGGRGADVVLDSVGERSWPDSLRALRRGGRLVICGATSGPMVSLDLRRLFWHQWSVLGSTLGSRREYAEIVRLAHQGRLWPVIDQVVPLAQWRVVLDRLQRGEQIGKLVLEVSP, encoded by the coding sequence ATGCGGGCGCTGACCCTCGACGGAACCGGCGGGATCGAGCATCTCGCGGTGGTCGAGATGCCCCGTCCGGAGATCGGCGGCCCTGACGACGTGCTGGTAAGGATCTACGCGGCCGGCCTCAACCGCCTGGACCTGTTCGTCGCCGCCGGGCTTCCCGGAATCGAGTACAGCTTTCCCCACGTGGTCGGCTCCGATGGGGCCGGTATCGTGGAGGAGGTCGGTGCTGGGGTCCAGCAGGTCCGGCCGGGTGACCGGGTGATGCTCAACCCCGGGATCTCCTGTGGCTGCTGCCAGGCATGCCTGGACGGCGATGAGTCGCTCTGCGCGAGCTTCCGAGTCGTGGGCGAGCACCGGCCGGGGACCGCGGCCGACTACATCGTGGTGCCCGCGGCCAATCTGGCCCGGGTGCCCGAGGCGATGCCGTGGAGTCAGGCCGCCGCCTTTTCGCTCGCGACCCTCACGGCCTGGCGGATGCTGGTGACCCGCGCCCGGGTCCGCGCCGGCGAGACGGTGCTGATCTGGGGCATCGGCGGCGGAGTGGCGATGGCGGCCCTGCAGATTGCCCAGCTGCTCGACCTCCGCGCCATCGTGACCAGCGGCTCCGGCCCCAAGCTCGAGGCTGCCCGCCGGCTCGGGGCCGCCGGCGCGATCGACCACACCACGGCGGACGTCGTGGCCGAGGTGCGGCGCCTGACCGGCGGACGAGGAGCGGACGTGGTGCTGGATAGCGTCGGCGAGCGAAGCTGGCCGGACTCGCTCCGCGCGCTCCGGCGAGGCGGACGACTGGTGATCTGCGGCGCGACCAGCGGACCGATGGTCTCGCTCGATCTTCGCCGGCTCTTCTGGCATCAGTGGAGCGTGCTCGGATCCACCCTCGGGAGCCGGCGGGAGTACGCCGAGATCGTCCGCCTGGCCCACCAGGGACGGCTCTGGCCGGTGATCGACCAGGTGGTGCCGCTGGCCCAGTGGCGCGTCGTGCTCGACCGGCTGCAGCGCGGCGAGCAGATCGGCAAACTCGTACTCGAGGTATCGCCGTGA